In 'Nostoc azollae' 0708, the following are encoded in one genomic region:
- a CDS encoding alternative oxidase has product MIKLLLDILVFVINTIYRGRPYPRFYVLETVERVPYFSYLSISHLYGTLGFCRRADGLKVDFAESWNELHHLLMMESLEGSQLSGDRILARTTVLLYYWIIVALYIVSPGSAYHFMELVESHAYNSYQKFLTEYETELKLEPTPANLPRKQTLVTLDLRTGTTW; this is encoded by the coding sequence ATGATTAAGTTACTTCTGGACATCCTCGTTTTTGTTATTAATACGATTTATCGAGGTCGCCCCTATCCTCGCTTTTATGTTTTGGAAACTGTCGAACGAGTCCCTTACTTTTCCTACCTTTCAATTTCCCATCTTTACGGAACTTTAGGATTTTGCAGAAGAGCTGATGGGTTAAAGGTAGATTTTGCTGAATCTTGGAATGAATTACATCATTTATTGATGATGGAATCTTTAGAAGGTTCACAACTTTCGGGAGATCGCATCTTAGCCAGAACAACGGTATTACTTTACTATTGGATTATTGTTGCCCTATATATCGTCTCTCCTGGTTCTGCCTATCATTTCATGGAATTGGTAGAAAGTCATGCCTATAATAGTTATCAAAAATTCTTGACAGAATACGAAACAGAACTGAAGTTAGAACCTACACCAGCAAATTTACCACGAAAGCAAACTTTAGTTACACTCGATTTGCGAACTGGTACTACATGGTAA
- a CDS encoding HAMP domain-containing sensor histidine kinase: protein MKIWQKILGSSTVLAGFICLMGISIFNLYQAEILAEKNQKETAQVLNITNNLEKFLKNQVLVLKDFVILDHNIQNMIEFQKIMSNFRIELDKLETLMGKDPEVLLVRRHHTFLTKLANGLDNNIVTLVKSQEDIKAINAYVKDISFHLSAISQDTLKEYNIANANVREIRRINTNFMLLAIIGIFLILLYQLIFILPVIRSLHKLQVGVAEIGAGDLNYHLDIQTNDEIEQLANNFNQMTSKLSDFYQCLESRVTERTTELFQLNQDLETEIADRRKTEIKLKKSQAQLTLKAQELEKTLQELQEAQTQLIQTEKMSSLGQLVAGVAHEINNPVNFIHGNIEPLKEYLQNFSTVINLYRTHYPQPVHQIENYIKYIDLEFILKDTNQVIASLEVGTKRIREIVLSLRNFSRLDEADMKEVNLHEGIDNTLLILQHRIKEKPQHSEIEIIKEYGDLPLIECYPGQLNQVFMNILNNAIDAMDSYTADNNLIETTSINKKIIIKTKMINNKFITIHIADNGAGIPAEIRNRIFDPFFTTKPVGKGTGLGLSISYQIVTATHRGSLQYITVPGKGTEFIIKLPIKQKN, encoded by the coding sequence ATGAAGATTTGGCAAAAAATCCTTGGTTCTTCGACAGTATTAGCTGGGTTTATCTGTCTGATGGGCATCAGTATTTTTAATCTATATCAAGCCGAAATATTAGCGGAAAAAAACCAGAAAGAAACTGCACAGGTACTCAACATTACTAATAATTTAGAAAAGTTTTTAAAAAATCAAGTTCTAGTTCTTAAGGATTTTGTGATTTTGGATCACAACATTCAAAATATGATAGAATTTCAGAAAATAATGTCTAATTTTCGGATTGAACTTGATAAGTTAGAAACATTGATGGGCAAAGATCCAGAAGTATTACTTGTCCGTCGTCATCACACTTTTTTGACAAAGTTAGCTAATGGTCTAGATAATAATATAGTCACTTTAGTGAAATCCCAAGAAGATATCAAAGCAATTAACGCTTATGTAAAAGATATTAGCTTTCATTTATCTGCCATTTCTCAAGATACTCTAAAAGAGTATAATATAGCCAATGCAAATGTTAGAGAAATCAGAAGAATCAACACAAATTTTATGCTTTTAGCTATTATAGGAATATTTTTAATATTGCTATACCAATTAATTTTTATTCTTCCTGTTATTCGCTCGCTGCATAAACTCCAAGTTGGAGTAGCTGAAATTGGTGCAGGAGATTTGAATTACCATTTAGATATTCAAACTAATGATGAAATTGAACAGTTAGCAAATAATTTTAATCAGATGACTAGCAAGTTGTCTGATTTTTATCAATGTCTAGAATCTAGGGTTACTGAAAGAACTACTGAACTATTTCAACTCAATCAGGACTTAGAAACTGAAATCGCTGATAGACGGAAAACAGAAATTAAGCTCAAAAAGTCCCAAGCACAACTAACACTAAAAGCTCAAGAACTTGAAAAAACCCTACAAGAACTTCAGGAAGCTCAAACTCAATTAATTCAAACAGAGAAGATGTCAAGTTTAGGGCAATTAGTAGCCGGAGTTGCTCATGAAATTAATAATCCAGTTAACTTTATTCACGGTAATATTGAACCTCTAAAGGAGTATTTACAAAATTTTAGCACTGTGATAAATTTATATAGAACTCATTATCCTCAACCTGTTCATCAGATTGAGAATTATATTAAATATATAGATTTGGAATTTATTCTAAAAGATACAAATCAAGTTATTGCTTCTCTAGAAGTAGGAACTAAAAGAATTCGGGAAATTGTTTTATCTCTAAGAAACTTCTCTCGACTTGATGAAGCTGATATGAAAGAAGTCAATCTTCATGAAGGAATTGATAATACCTTATTAATTCTCCAGCATAGAATTAAAGAAAAACCCCAGCACTCGGAAATTGAAATTATTAAAGAATATGGCGACTTACCGTTAATTGAATGTTACCCTGGTCAATTAAATCAGGTATTCATGAACATTCTTAATAATGCAATTGATGCTATGGATTCTTATACAGCAGATAACAATTTAATAGAAACAACTTCTATTAATAAAAAAATTATCATTAAAACGAAAATGATAAATAACAAGTTTATTACAATTCATATTGCAGACAATGGGGCAGGAATACCAGCAGAAATTCGCAATCGCATATTTGATCCCTTCTTTACAACAAAACCCGTTGGTAAAGGAACGGGATTAGGTTTATCAATCAGTTATCAAATTGTGACTGCAACGCATCGAGGTAGTTTACAATATATAACTGTACCCGGAAAAGGAACAGAATTTATTATTAAACTTCCGATTAAGCAGAAAAATTAA
- a CDS encoding ATP-binding protein — MISPPTPSHGLCFEVEDTGYGIAPEEFGDLFLAFQQTRTGEKLKEGTGLGLRISQKFVQLMGGETTVQTTLGQGSCFTFYIQLALAEEVISSNSIIPIDGAVSIAPGRKYLILIVEDNSANRLLLSQILMQLGFEVQEAENGEEAIALWQQWPPHLIFMDMQMPVLEGYEATR; from the coding sequence ATCATCTCTCCTCCTACACCCTCCCATGGCCTCTGCTTTGAGGTTGAAGATACTGGATATGGCATTGCTCCAGAAGAATTTGGTGATTTATTTCTGGCATTTCAGCAAACACGAACCGGAGAAAAATTAAAGGAAGGAACAGGTTTAGGCTTACGGATCAGTCAGAAGTTTGTGCAATTAATGGGTGGTGAAACTACGGTTCAAACCACACTAGGTCAAGGCAGTTGTTTTACTTTTTATATTCAGCTTGCATTAGCTGAGGAAGTTATCAGTTCTAATTCCATAATTCCCATTGATGGTGCAGTTAGTATTGCTCCTGGACGGAAGTATCTAATTCTGATTGTGGAAGATAATTCAGCCAATCGCCTACTACTTAGCCAAATCTTGATGCAATTAGGTTTTGAAGTGCAGGAAGCTGAAAATGGAGAAGAAGCGATCGCACTGTGGCAACAATGGCCACCACACTTAATCTTTATGGATATGCAGATGCCTGTTCTCGAAGGCTATGAAGCTACTCGATAA
- a CDS encoding sensor histidine kinase, producing the protein MGVAVQQAELFGQTQQQAEEFKQAKETADGANGAKSKFFANMSYELRTPLNAILGFTQLMQQDKSLSINHQRYIEIINQSGEYLLALINDVLEMSKIEAGRVTLSEIEFDLHKLVHSLEAMFQLKAQLKGLKLSFDCDLTVPYSIKTDENKLCQVLINLLGNAIKFTDKGSVKMQVRAVTGGTETHRRNNHLSSYTLPWPLL; encoded by the coding sequence TTGGGAGTCGCAGTACAACAAGCAGAACTATTTGGCCAAACTCAACAACAAGCTGAGGAATTCAAACAGGCTAAAGAAACTGCCGATGGTGCTAACGGAGCTAAAAGCAAATTTTTCGCCAACATGAGCTATGAGTTGCGTACCCCACTCAACGCTATTCTCGGCTTTACTCAGTTGATGCAGCAGGATAAATCCCTCAGCATTAATCATCAACGTTATATTGAAATCATTAACCAAAGTGGCGAATACCTACTAGCACTGATTAACGATGTTCTGGAGATGTCAAAAATCGAAGCTGGAAGGGTTACACTCTCGGAAATAGAGTTTGATTTACACAAATTGGTCCATAGTCTAGAAGCCATGTTCCAACTTAAAGCACAATTAAAAGGCTTAAAACTAAGTTTTGACTGTGATCTGACTGTACCTTATTCCATCAAAACCGATGAAAACAAACTGTGTCAGGTACTCATTAACTTGCTGGGAAATGCCATCAAATTTACCGACAAAGGCAGTGTAAAGATGCAAGTAAGAGCAGTGACAGGCGGAACAGAGACTCACAGAAGAAACAATCATCTCTCCTCCTACACCCTCCCATGGCCTCTGCTTTGA